ACGTCATGGCGTCCCTCGAGATCATCATTGACCAGGTGTACCGGCCCTCTAcccgacgcgcgcgcatGCACGGCGAGCATGTGGACGGGTACGATGAGGTGGTGGTCCACATCGACCAGCAGTTGCGCAAGTGGCGCTCTGAGCTACCGGCCCACTTGCAATGGGACGATGATTCGGATACAGCCCACATCAACACGGGCTTGCATCTCCTCACCATGCGAGGATGGTACCACATCTCCATGCTTCTCCTGCACCGTCCGCAGGTTCCGTTCCTGGATACGGCCGACTCTCCCGACGGCTACCGCGTCGAAAGCGGCGACCGCGTCCCCGAGACGCCCATCAACTTCCGCCTTCCCAACGGCCTAGACGCGAGCCGGCACTCCGCGACGGCCGTGTGCAAGATAATGGAGCAGTACGAGCGTACCTTCCGCGTACGAAAGTTTGCCAGTTCGTGGGTCTACCTCGTCTTCCAGGCTGCGACCGTACACgcggggttggcggcgCACGGCCCAGGTCCTGGAGCgaacctcctctccccgaCCAGAGCCGAGAGCCTCCGACGCCTTGAGCAGTGTATACGCTGGCTCGACACGATTGCGATGCAGTGGTCCAGCGCCAGCCGACACGTCGAGATTTTACGCAAACTCAGTGCTGCTGGGGCACGGACACGCCCGCCATCCCCCTTCCCCGATCCGAATTACTTGGAAGTTACAGACTTCCAAAGCGGAGATGGCGAGACGGGGATTCCAGGCATCTcgcagctcgacctcaacgCGTGGATGCTGCTGTGGGCTAGCATGCCGACTGCAGGCGACGACATCAACCTCTGGCAGCAGTGTTTCCCGAATCCCTCATAGGTGTGCGTGGGATGACGTTTGTAGCAGGACAAATTGAATAGACATAGAGACGATTGTAGCATGTATCATTGAATAACGGACTGGACGGAGCATACATGCATACAGAGGCTGCTTGCTCTAATTATACAATGCGATGATGGTGACGTCATGCTGCGAAAGGAAACTTTGTGCACCGAAAATCGGGCATTGATCAAGTTCAACTTGGGCCTCAGATCATCatgagcgcggcgccacCGGCCAGCAGGGCGATTCCAGGGACAGCAGTGCAGCGCGACGCTGAGCTCACGCCTTTGAACGTGTTCTCGAAGCTGTTGCTTCGGCACGGCATGCTGGCGTCAGCAAACCTAAACAAGCTTGCAGACTCACCCAAACTTGCGGTTGCCGctggcgaggtcgcgggGACGAGTAAGCCACCCGCCATCAAAGTACGCCTCGAGGCTCCAGTCCAAGGCTTTCTCGGCCTTCCAGCACCACGCGACCCAGCCCTGTGCCTTCTCGTACACCCACGTCTGCGTCTCCCACGATCGAGTGAGGTAGTCGCGGTACGCGGGCGTCCATGTGTCGGGCTTACCTGATATGGCAGCGCACTCGTTCGGGTTGGCCATCTGCTCTCCCATACCTGGGTTCCACCTGATCGGCGAGCCGGTGTACGCCCAGCCTCCACAGTCGGTTGGCgcagctgctgtcagctgtgaCGAGCCAGATCAGCCATCAGCTTACCAGTGAACTCGCCGACTACGGTCCAGAGGTTGTCGTCGctgttgacgagctggggAACGAGGGCGCAGTACTCGGCAATGTGGTCGTCGAaagagagggcgagggtgcGGTCCTCGAATACGTGGTACGAgtgctgatgtcagctgatTCTTACACTATAGCAGCTCGTGAAGTCTCACCCAGTCGAGCGCAACGCGCGTGTACTGCGGGGAGCGCATGAAGCCCTTCCAGTAGTCGAGGCTCTGGTATGCCTCGGATATGATGACCACGATACCTCCTCCGGCCGGAGTGGCTGGGCTCTGGTCCCGGATAAGGCTGTAGGCAGCACGATAGAATGTCTTGAGGAAGTCGATCGGGGCGGGGGCCTTGGACAGGTGCGGGTTCGGCTCGTTGAGTACGCACACGCTGGTCACGGTGCCGGCCCACTCGGCACGGTTGAACTCGCGCATAAGGACGTTTAGGGCCGCGCTCGTGCGGTCCATGTTGACGTTGTTGTCGTACCACTTGATTACGCCCAACTGGCCCGAGTTGTCCCACGTGTTCTGTCCGCCCGGCGCGCCGTGTAGGTCGAGCATAACCTGATATCAGGTCCAATATGGGAGTTAACTCACCTGCAGGCCGACAGATTTGGCCCACCCGACCGCCCTCTTTAGGTGGTTGAACGCGCCGACCATGAACACCTCGCCTTCGACAAGTGGAACAAGCGACCAGACTGACGTTAGCGCAAAAAGGGGTATCCTCACAGCCAACG
Above is a genomic segment from Cutaneotrichosporon cavernicola HIS019 DNA, chromosome: 1 containing:
- the exgA gene encoding uncharacterized protein (Belongs to the glycosyl hydrolase 5 (cellulase A) family) → MFAFATILLLVACLAAAAPQRRLDHAPPQSWGNGPVRGVNIGGWLVLEPWITPSLFTGKPDWVKDEATYARYQLGQPQPYGEIGRHWDTWITYDDFAKIADSGLNTVRIPVGFWSLVPLVEGEVFMVGAFNHLKRAVGWAKSVGLQVMLDLHGAPGGQNTWDNSGQLGVIKWYDNNVNMDRTSAALNVLMREFNRAEWAGTVTSVCVLNEPNPHLSKAPAPIDFLKTFYRAAYSLIRDQSPATPAGGGIVVIISEAYQSLDYWKGFMRSPQYTRVALDWHSYHVFEDRTLALSFDDHIAEYCALVPQLVNSDDNLWTVVGEFTAAPTDCGGWAYTGSPIRWNPGMGEQMANPNECAAISGKPDTWTPAYRDYLTRSWETQTWVYEKAQGWVAWCWKAEKALDWSLEAYFDGGWLTRPRDLASGNRKFGMPCRSNSFENTFKGVSSASRCTAVPGIALLAGGAALMMI